The Corvus moneduloides isolate bCorMon1 chromosome 5, bCorMon1.pri, whole genome shotgun sequence genome includes a region encoding these proteins:
- the ING2 gene encoding inhibitor of growth protein 2, with protein MCCWRGGMMLAGPQLVAGPAAPGGERARLLSLYVQDYLECVESLPLDIQRNASLLREMDTQCQEALKEIDDVYEKYKSENDPVQKKRLQQHLQRALINSQELGDEKIQIVTQMLELVENRARQMETHSQCFQDLSENEKPLEKAKMESCQPERSSRRPRRQRTSESRDLCHIANGIDDCDDQPPKEKRSKSSKKKKRSKAKQEREVSPVEFAIDPNEPTYCLCNQVSYGEMIGCDNEQCPIEWFHFSCVGLTYKPKGKWYCPKCRGDNEKTMDKCTDKSKKDRRSR; from the exons atGTGCTGCTGGCGCGGGGGGATGATGCTGGCGGGGCCACAGCTggtggcggggccggcggcgccgggcggggagcgggccCGGCTGCTCTCGCTCTACGTGCAAGACTACCTGGAGTGCGTGGAGTCGCTGCCGCTGGACATCCAGCGCAACGCCTCGCTGCTGCGGGAGATGGACACGCAGTGCCAAG aagcattaaaagaaatagaTGATGTCTATGAAAAATACAAGTCAGAAAATGATCCTGTTCAGAAGAAACGCTTGCAGCAGCATCTTCAGCGTGCATTAATCAACAGTCAGGAACTTGGAgatgaaaaaattcaaatagtTACTCAGATGCTAGAACTGGTGGAGAATAGAGCCCGTCAAATGGAAACACACTCTCAGTGTTTTCAAGATCTGTCTGAGAATGAAAAGCCTCTAGAAAAGGCCAAGATGGAGTCCTGCCAGCCAGAGAGATCCTCCCGTAGACCTCGTCGCCAGCGAACCAGCGAAAGCCGCGATCTGTGCCACATAGCAAATGGTATTGACGACTGCGATGATCAGCCACCTAAAGAGAAAAGGTCAAAAtcttccaagaagaaaaaacgCTCCAAAGCCAAGCAGGAGAGAGAGGTTTCACCTGTAGAATTTGCAATTGATCCCAATGAACCAACTTATTGCTTATGCAACCAAGTGTCTTATGGTGAAATGATAGGATGTGACAATGAACAGTGCCCTATTGAGTGGTTCCACTTTTCCTGTGTTGGACTCACGTACAAACCAAAGGGGAAATGGTATTGCCCCAAGTGCAGAGGAGACAATGAGAAAACAATGGACAAATGTACTGACAAATCAAAAAAGGATAGGAGATCGAGGTAG
- the CDKN2AIP gene encoding CDKN2A-interacting protein isoform X2, whose product MPVPAAGHGKGAGHGRRHPSDQRACPHHERRTGCQEGIEQPCKRQAVEKSRDSKDAGKDVKTTKAEGVKETESTLPKKQEKGTSKDPESSQSTCSSDQEMVVVSDIETEGKPANAESTAEQKPPSSEKEPGKKPCSSPPKESKCENVPSPEKKTTESIAPVAAESTPQPDVVVAALPPAAKSTPQAAVVAAAVPSTSKSTPQAAAVPAITKSTPQVAAAAVPPAAKSTPQAAVVAAAVPLTTKSTPQVPAVPPATKSTPQASAALLSSKTQVSTPASVSKSSAQVSSSLLLAPKSGTQVGTSLLLASKGTAKVGSPLLASKSSAEVAASLLAARSGAQPGSSLLASKSSAQVAASLLAARSGAQQGPSRGGAQAGASLLASKSGSQAGESPVKALCKPLTSEDAKERQPFFNRLYKAVAWKLVAVGGFSPNVNHAELLNSSIQSVKATLDVAFVPLKELADLPQNKSSLENIVCELRCKSVYLGTGCGKSMENAKAVASREALKLFLKKKVIVKICKRKYKGSEIEDLVLLDEESKPSNLPPALRNPREIL is encoded by the exons ATGCCG GTACCCGCCGCAGGTCATGGAAAAGGCGCTGGACATGGCCGAAGGCATCCAAGTGACCAACGCGCCTGTCCGCACCACGAGAGACGAACTGGTTGCCAAG AAGGGATAGAGCAGCCCTGCAAGAGACAAGCTGTTGAGAAAAGCAGAGACTCTAAGGATGCTGGAAAGGATGTGAAAACAACCAAGGCAGAAGGAGTGAAGGAAACAGAGAGCACATTGcccaaaaagcaggaaaaaggtACTAGCAAAGATCCAGAAAGTTCCCAGTCAACTTGCAGTTCAGATCAAGAAATGGTCGTAGTCTCAGACatagaaacagaaggaaagccTGCTAATGCTGAAAGTACTGCTGAGCAAAAGCCACCTTCATCTGAAAAGGAGCCAGGAAAGAAGCCTTGCTCAAGCCCACCTAAGGAAAGCAAGTGTGAAAATGTGCCATCACCTGAAAAGAAAACTACAGAAAGTATAGCACCAGTGGCTGCTGAAAGCACCCCTCAGCCAGATGTGGTGGTGGCAGCACTGCCACCAGCTGCCAAGAGCACCCCGCAGGCAGCAGTGGTAGCAGCGGCAGTGCCATCAACCTCCAAGAGcaccccacaggcagcagcagtgccagcaatCACCAAGAGCACCCCacaggtggcagcagcagcagtgccaccagCTGCCAAGAGCaccccacaggcagcagtggtggcagcagcagtgccactgACCACCAagagcaccccacaggtgccagcagtgccaccagccACGAAGAGCACCCCCCAAGCAAGTGCTGCGTTGCTGTCTTCCAAAACACAAGTGAGTACCCCAGCATCAGTATCCAAGAGCAGTGCTCAGGTGAGCAGCTCACTGCTTCTGGCCCCCAAGAGTGGTACTCAGGTGGGCACCTCGCTGCTGCTGGCCTCCAAGGGCACTGCTAAGGTGGGCTCCCCGCTCCTGGCCTCTAAGAGCAGTGCGGAGGTGGCTGCCTCGTTGCTGGCCGCTCGGAGTGGCGCGCAGCCGGGATCCTCACTGCTCGCTTCCAAGAGCAGCGCTCAGGTGGCTGCTTCACTGCTGGCTGCTCGGAGTGGAGCTCAGCAAGGGCCCTCCCGGGGTGGAGCTCAGGCAGGTGCTTCCCTGCTGGCCTCCAAGAGTGGCTCACAGGCCGGCGAAAGCCCGGTGAAGGCTTTGTGCAAACCGCTAACCAGCGAAGATGCAAAGGAGAGACAACCTTTTTTCAACAGACTCTACAAAGCTGTAGCCTGGAAACTGGTTGCTGTTGGAGGCTTCAGTCCTAACGTAAATCATGCAGAACTTCTAAATTCATCTATTCAGTCTGTAAAAGCTACATTAGATGTTGCTTTTGTTCCCCTGAAGGAACTTGCAGACTTGCCTCAAAATAAAAGCTCTCTAGAAAATATAGTTTGTGAACTGAGGTGCAAGTCTGTCTACTTGGGTACTGGCTGTGGTAAAAGTATGGAAAATGCCAAAGCAGTGGCTTCGAGAGAAGCTTTGAAATTATTCCTCAAGAAGAAAGTTATTGTGAAgatatgtaaaagaaaatacaaaggtaGTGAAATTGAAGATTTGGTGCTTCTGGATGAAGAGTCAAAACCTTCAAATTTGCCTCCAGCTTTAAGAAATCCTCGTGAGATCTTGTAG
- the CDKN2AIP gene encoding CDKN2A-interacting protein isoform X1, which produces MAGKAAAAEPLGRTAEEAAWAETLRGACEPEHHWRYRREFLLRNVGELPAAGSAQLQRLVSLSMVWANHVFLGCRYPPQVMEKALDMAEGIQVTNAPVRTTRDELVAKVKKRGISSSNEGIEQPCKRQAVEKSRDSKDAGKDVKTTKAEGVKETESTLPKKQEKGTSKDPESSQSTCSSDQEMVVVSDIETEGKPANAESTAEQKPPSSEKEPGKKPCSSPPKESKCENVPSPEKKTTESIAPVAAESTPQPDVVVAALPPAAKSTPQAAVVAAAVPSTSKSTPQAAAVPAITKSTPQVAAAAVPPAAKSTPQAAVVAAAVPLTTKSTPQVPAVPPATKSTPQASAALLSSKTQVSTPASVSKSSAQVSSSLLLAPKSGTQVGTSLLLASKGTAKVGSPLLASKSSAEVAASLLAARSGAQPGSSLLASKSSAQVAASLLAARSGAQQGPSRGGAQAGASLLASKSGSQAGESPVKALCKPLTSEDAKERQPFFNRLYKAVAWKLVAVGGFSPNVNHAELLNSSIQSVKATLDVAFVPLKELADLPQNKSSLENIVCELRCKSVYLGTGCGKSMENAKAVASREALKLFLKKKVIVKICKRKYKGSEIEDLVLLDEESKPSNLPPALRNPREIL; this is translated from the exons aTGGCGGGCAAGGCGGCGGCGGCCGAGCCCCTGGGGCGGACAGCGGAAGAGGCGGCCTGGGCGGAGACGCTGCGCGGGGCCTGCGAGCCCGAGCACCACTGGCGGTACCGCCGGGAGTTTCTGCTGCGCAATGTGGGGGAGCTGCCGGCGGCGGGCAGCGCCCAGCTGCAGCGCCTGGTGTCCCTCTCCATGGTGTGGGCCAACCACGTCTTCTTGGGATGCCG GTACCCGCCGCAGGTCATGGAAAAGGCGCTGGACATGGCCGAAGGCATCCAAGTGACCAACGCGCCTGTCCGCACCACGAGAGACGAACTGGTTGCCAAGGTGAAGAAAAGAGGCATATCAAGTAGCAATG AAGGGATAGAGCAGCCCTGCAAGAGACAAGCTGTTGAGAAAAGCAGAGACTCTAAGGATGCTGGAAAGGATGTGAAAACAACCAAGGCAGAAGGAGTGAAGGAAACAGAGAGCACATTGcccaaaaagcaggaaaaaggtACTAGCAAAGATCCAGAAAGTTCCCAGTCAACTTGCAGTTCAGATCAAGAAATGGTCGTAGTCTCAGACatagaaacagaaggaaagccTGCTAATGCTGAAAGTACTGCTGAGCAAAAGCCACCTTCATCTGAAAAGGAGCCAGGAAAGAAGCCTTGCTCAAGCCCACCTAAGGAAAGCAAGTGTGAAAATGTGCCATCACCTGAAAAGAAAACTACAGAAAGTATAGCACCAGTGGCTGCTGAAAGCACCCCTCAGCCAGATGTGGTGGTGGCAGCACTGCCACCAGCTGCCAAGAGCACCCCGCAGGCAGCAGTGGTAGCAGCGGCAGTGCCATCAACCTCCAAGAGcaccccacaggcagcagcagtgccagcaatCACCAAGAGCACCCCacaggtggcagcagcagcagtgccaccagCTGCCAAGAGCaccccacaggcagcagtggtggcagcagcagtgccactgACCACCAagagcaccccacaggtgccagcagtgccaccagccACGAAGAGCACCCCCCAAGCAAGTGCTGCGTTGCTGTCTTCCAAAACACAAGTGAGTACCCCAGCATCAGTATCCAAGAGCAGTGCTCAGGTGAGCAGCTCACTGCTTCTGGCCCCCAAGAGTGGTACTCAGGTGGGCACCTCGCTGCTGCTGGCCTCCAAGGGCACTGCTAAGGTGGGCTCCCCGCTCCTGGCCTCTAAGAGCAGTGCGGAGGTGGCTGCCTCGTTGCTGGCCGCTCGGAGTGGCGCGCAGCCGGGATCCTCACTGCTCGCTTCCAAGAGCAGCGCTCAGGTGGCTGCTTCACTGCTGGCTGCTCGGAGTGGAGCTCAGCAAGGGCCCTCCCGGGGTGGAGCTCAGGCAGGTGCTTCCCTGCTGGCCTCCAAGAGTGGCTCACAGGCCGGCGAAAGCCCGGTGAAGGCTTTGTGCAAACCGCTAACCAGCGAAGATGCAAAGGAGAGACAACCTTTTTTCAACAGACTCTACAAAGCTGTAGCCTGGAAACTGGTTGCTGTTGGAGGCTTCAGTCCTAACGTAAATCATGCAGAACTTCTAAATTCATCTATTCAGTCTGTAAAAGCTACATTAGATGTTGCTTTTGTTCCCCTGAAGGAACTTGCAGACTTGCCTCAAAATAAAAGCTCTCTAGAAAATATAGTTTGTGAACTGAGGTGCAAGTCTGTCTACTTGGGTACTGGCTGTGGTAAAAGTATGGAAAATGCCAAAGCAGTGGCTTCGAGAGAAGCTTTGAAATTATTCCTCAAGAAGAAAGTTATTGTGAAgatatgtaaaagaaaatacaaaggtaGTGAAATTGAAGATTTGGTGCTTCTGGATGAAGAGTCAAAACCTTCAAATTTGCCTCCAGCTTTAAGAAATCCTCGTGAGATCTTGTAG